The following is a genomic window from Pan paniscus chromosome 18, NHGRI_mPanPan1-v2.0_pri, whole genome shotgun sequence.
tgcccttttatttgcatattttaaaagttgtggCTGCCAGAACATTTTAAGTTACATGTGTGGCTTGCATTTCTGGCTTGCGTTATCTTTCTATGGACAGTGTGGGCCTAGATAATTTCTAAGTCTCATGCCCAGCTCTGAACACAGGTTATCTCCATTTAGCATACATCTATCAGAGTACCTCCCATGCCTCTGGCAAATGTCTCATAAAGACAACTGTTTGGGCAATTAGCAAGAATGCCATGAGCTCATTGCTAGAAGAGAGGGATGTGCAAAGGTTGGAATAATGAACTTGGGATCAATGCACTCTGCTGGTTCATGGAAGGGAGAGAGGCGGCCCGTAAGCGATGAGGTTTGAATATGAACCTTGAAGAAGTATAGTCGTTCCCATTTATTGGTCTGTGCCTACAGGCACATTCTGTGCCATGCTCTTTTCATGCCTTGGCTCTTCACCACATTCTTTGAGGTAGGTGCCGTTATTGACTCTATTTTACTGATGGGAAAACAGAGTCCCAGAGAGTCAAAAGAATATACCCGGAGTCACATGGCTCACTGGTAATGAGTACACGAGTAGTGAGTAAGTGGCTGAGATGGAATTCCACCCAGGCACTCTGGTCCCAGAGCTCACTCTCTTAAAGTGGAGACATCGTAGGATAATGGTTAGAGCCAGACTCTGGGGTCagctagaccagcctgacccctGGCTCCTACACTTGCAAGTGTGTGACCTTCAGAAAGTTACTTaaagcttctgtttcctcatctataaagtggggataatagtAATTATCTAATAATTCAAGGGGATGTGAAGATTGTGATTGCACATATGCGATGATGTAGTGTACACAGTCcattagagcagtgcctggcgcTTAGCTGCTGTGATGATGGCAAGGTGACAATAGTGCCACCAAACTATCTGTCACAGAATCAGTGAGTATTTCAGAGTGTGGAGAAAGATGGCAAAGGTCATTTTGAAGCAGAGTAAACAGTGCAAGAATCTGCTTACCTGCAAAGTGGCCCAGGTCTGCCCCATATGTGACTGTCTTCATTGTTATTTCTGGTGGCTCTCAGGTCTTGAGTCAAGACGTCCCAGCTCTCCACTCATCGATATTAAACCCATCGAGTTTGGCGTTCTCAGCGCCAAGAAGGAGCCCATCCAACCTTCGGTGCTCAGACGGACCTATAACCCCGACGACTATTTCAGGAAGTTCGAACCCCACCTGTACTCCCTCGACTCCAACAGCGACGACGTGGACTCTCTGACAGACGAGGAGATCCTGTCCAAGTACCAGCTGGGCATGCTGCACTTCAGCACTCAGTACGACCTGCTGCACAACCACCTCACCGTGCGGGTGATCGAGGCCAGGGACCTGCCACCTCCTATCTCCCACGACGGCTCGCGCCAGGACATGGCGCACTCCAACCCCTACGTCAAGATCTGTCTCCTGCCGGACCAGAAGAACTCAAAGCAGACCGGGGTCAAACGCAAGACCCAGAAGCCCGTGTTTGAGGAGCGCTACACCTTCGAGATCCCCTTCCTGGAGGCCCAGAGGAGGACCCTGCTCCTGACCGTGGTGGATTTTGATAAGTTCTCCCGCCACTGTGTCATTGGGAAAGTTTCTGTGCCTTTGTGTGAAGTTGACCTGGTCAAGGGCGGGCACTGGTGGAAGGCGCTGATTCCCAGTTCTCAGGTAAGGGATGGCTTTGTGGTGTTTCCTCCTgggagcttttttaaaaagtgattatttttattttattttactgtttaaaaggctttcttggatttttaaaactttttattttgaaataatatttgacTCACAAGAGGTTGCAAAAATAGCAGAGAGTTCCTGTGTCCTCTTGATCCAGCATGATAGCATCTTACGCAACCAGGAAATAGATGTTGGTAACTAACCTAGAGCTTACTCAGATTtcactagttttcttttttttttgagacgctctgtcacctaggctggagcgccatggcgtgatcttggctcactgcaaactccacctcccaggttcacgccattctcctgcctcagcctcctgagtagctgggactataggcgcccgccaccacgccctgctaatttttttgtatttttttttttttagtagagatgaggttttccgtgttatccaggatggtctcgatctcctgacctcaagatttCACTACTTTTTATGTGCATCACTCGTGTGTGTCGTTCTGTGAAAATTTATCACATGTATAGATTCCTGTAACCACCACCACTCTGGAAGCCTTTTTAAAATCATCGATGCTGAGTTATTTAATAAGGAGAATGATTGCACAGGGTATAAAGCTATCAATCATTTTGACTttcagaaattgatttttttgggGAAAAAGTGAAGGCTGGAAAACAGGATGAGGCATGGATGTTTTTCAGGCCAACTGTTAGATTGGCTTCCTTCCCCCTGTCCAGCCCAGGGAAATGTGGTTGGCTGCTCGGGAAGCCACCCACGGACCAGGCTGTGTCTCCAGTTGGCTGTTGGGCATTCCTGTCTACCCATTGTAGGTAGAAGGATGTGGGGAGCCCAAGGAAAGGAAAAGACCCAGccactccttcctccctccctcccttcccgcttctctcttcactccctccccctcccttccttccctgctaccctcttccctccctttctccctccttcccctccttcctccctcccctcctcccctcttcccttccttctctccctgtccTGTGGGATGGCTGTTGTAGGAACAGGGACGGGAGATGGAGAAACAGGGGAGGGGGCTTTGGCCACCATGAGGTCAATAAGAGCTGccttccaggccaggcgcagtggcttatgcctgtaatcccagcactttgggaggctgaggcaggagaatcacttgagtctaggcattcaagaccagcctgggcaacacagtgagaccccgtctctacaaaaaacaatttaaaaattagctaggcatggtagtgcacatctgtaattctagctacttgggaggctgaggcaggaggatctcttgagcctagagtttgaggctgcagtgagctatgatcgagccactgcactcactccagctcactccagcctggttgacagagtgagaccctgtctcttaaaaaaaagaaaaaagttgcctTTCCATGGGGAGCCATTTGGTGACGTGCAGAGAAAATGGCCTTGGGTCCAAGCTGCAACCTTCCTCCCAGTGCCTAGCTGTTGCTGGGCCCCTGTGCTCCCTCACCTCACTTCAGGTGAAGTGGAGGTAGTAACACCACCTCGCAGCGAGGGCCTGGCGGGTGGCGAGCACTCCACAGTGGCAGGCCCAGTTGTCAGGAGACGACGTCTTCTATTGTGAACCCATTCAGAGTGAGCCTGTAATGCGTCGCCTTCCAGTGCACTAAGCGGTAATCACACCTGGTGAATATCTAATTGGGCAGACAAGAGGCGGGGAGTGTTCCCGTTCACTCCTGATGCTGAGCCTTCTTGCGGCAGAGGAGCTGGCGTCTCCTCAGCTGAGTTAATCTCAGGGCTGCCGTCTCCTTTCCATTTGAAGAGGGACAGCCAGGCCTGTTTCAGGTCACTGCGGGAGCAGGTTTCTCCCAGACAAGGGCTGGCTCCTCACCCTTGATAGAGCTGCAGGCCGTGCCTTAGTTTCATGGGGACCTTTCAGTGCCTCTATAAATTAAAAGTATTCATGTGTATAgggctgagtgcaatggctcacacctgtaatcccagcactttgggaggttgaggtgggagaatggcttgagcccaacagttcgagaccagcctgggcaacatagtgacaccctatttctacaaaacattaaaaaaaaaaaaattagccaggcatggtggcatgtgcctgtagtcccagctacttgggaggctgaggcaggaggattgcttgagcccaggagtttgaggctgcagtgagctatgattgcgccaatgcactccagcctggtcaatagagtgaggccttgtctctaaaaaaataaaataacaaaagtgtgTATAAAGTTGAAATATTGCAGGCAGGTCAACTGCTCTAATTGCTCATCTGATTTACACTCTGGTCTGTCACACTCGGGCTTCCAGCCTTGCTGGTGCTATTATCAGCCAAGTAGTGGCTGTTAATGCCTTTAATTGTGGGTTTGACTCTTAAATCCTGGCTGTAAATGCCTTCTGTCTCTCATTCCTGATGATGATGAGTGTTTTCTTAGTACTGTTCAAAATAGTTTTTGGAAGCGTCATCTGGACCCTTAagatatttgttttccttctcttctcccctctttattattctttgttttttcttctctgatctgctcatttcttcattctgtttttcttgaGGTCCTATTATATGCCCGGCATTTCTAGTtggattaataaaaatgaataccaTACCATTCCTAGCAGCAGGAAACTTCCAGTCTAGTGGGAAAGACAGTTTGGTAAACAGCAAGCCATAATGCAGTGTGCTGCATGCGGTAATAAATGGGCAATCAGGactcatttgcttttttaaaattattattattattttttatttttagaaacagggtcttgctcagtcgcccaggctggaatgcagtggtgcaatcacagctcactgcagccccaaactcctgggctcaagagatcctcccacctcagcctcccgagtagctaggactacagttgtaTGCCGCTGCACCtggttagtttttaaaaaaatatattttgcagagatggggatttcgctatgttgcctaggctggtctccaactcctagtctcaagtgatcctctcacctcggcctcctaaagtttaCTGGGATTATCGGCATGAGCTACTGAGCCCTGCCAAGACTCGTTTTATTAAGAATGATCAAAATTGGCCTTGAAAATGGGCACCATATTGAAGACTGAGGTACCATCTCTCAGTAATTCCAATATAGCAGGTCTTGCACCGTTGGAGTGGATCAGGATGTATTTGCTCACATTTGGGGAGCAAATGTATTTCAGGCAGAAGTTTTAAATGATGGAATCCACTAGGAAGGTCATGCTATATGAGTATTTCACTTTGAATACCAGACTCATACTAGTGAGGCAAGAAGCTCACACAAAGAGAGGCACTGGAGACTCTGACTGAGGGAAGAATATGCTCCTATTGCCCAGCTAATGCTTACTCTGGAAATTACGCTCTTTGAGTGGAAAAGCCGGTTGTCTTACATGctgccaacaatcatatgaaaaagagctcatcactgatcattagagaaatgcaaatcaacactacaatgagataccatctcataccagtcagaatggctactattaaaaagtccaaaataacagatgctggtgaggttatagagaaaaaggaatgcttatacactgttggtgggagtgtaaattagttcagccatagCGGAAGACAGTGtcgcaattcctcaaagacctaaagacagaaatacctttccacccagcaatctcattactgggcatatacccaaaggaatataaattgttctattataaagacacatgcatgcgttatgttcattgcagcactattcacaatagaaaaggcATGGAATcgacctaaatgtccatcagtgatagactggataaagaaaatgtggtacatatataccatggaatactatgcagtcatgaaaaagaacaagatcatgtcctttgcaagaacatggatggagctggaggccattatcctcagcaaactaacccaggaatggaaaaccaaatactccgtgttctcacttgtaagtgggagctaaatgctgagaacacatggacacagagaggggaacaacacacagtggggccttTCACagaatggagggtgggaggagggagaggatcaggaaaaacaactaatgggtactaggcttaatacctgggtgatgaaataatctagaCAACAatcccccatgacacaagtttacctatgtaacaaacctgcgcttatactcctgaacttaaaataaaagttaaaaaaaattaagttctgcaaaaaaaaaaaaaaaaagaaagaaagaaagaaacaagctgGTTGTCTTTGGCCGGGTTCCCTAGAAGCAGAGCCGGAGATGGGGATTTGGATGTAGATTTGttgccagggctgccataacagagtACTACAAATtgagtggcttaaagcaacaaaaatttattgtctcacaggcctggaggcaagGAGTCCCAGATCAAGGCATTAGCAGAGTCATGTCCCCTCTGAAACCTGGAGGGGAAGCCTTCCTTGCTCCTCCTCGCTTCTGGTGGTTGCAGGCAGTCCTTGGAATTCCTCAGCTGGAGCTGCGTTGCTCTAATCCCTGCTCTAACATCACATGGACATTTTtgccctgtgtgtgtctgtgtctcttctcttctttttttttgagacgagtgctgctctgtcgcccaggctagagtgcagtggtgcgatctcggctcactgcaagctccacctcccgggttcacgccattctcctggctcagcctcccgagttgctgggactacaggtgcccaccaccacgcctggctaatttttcgtaattttaggagagatggggtttcaccgtgttagccaggatgttctcgatctcctgacctcatgatccacctgcctcggcctcccaaagtgctgggattacaggcgtcagccacgtctttctcttcttataaggacaccggacaccagtcatattgaattaggacTTACCCtactccagtgtgacctcatcttaatttaaATAACGACATATACAATGACccaatttccaaataaggtcccattctgagatactgggggttaggacctcaacctgtcttttttttttttttttctgagacagggtcttgctctgtcacccaggctggagtgcagtggtgtaatcatggctcaatgcagccttgaactcctgggctcaagcaatcctcctacctcagcctttcaagtggctgggaccatgTGGTACCACAAGTGTACACCAAcatgctcagataattttttattttttgtagagatggagtctcattattttgcccaggttggtcttaaaccactgggttcaagcgatcctcctgccttgggaggatcccaagtgctgggattaaagacgtgAGCCAGAATAGCTGCCCTGATTGCTGATTTTTGTTAGAAGCTAACATCTGCCTTCACCAAATTGGTTGGTTGgtcagtggaatggaaaggagaggaggcaGTTGTGTAATGGTATACAAGACAAAACTATTCAATTTCTTACTTTTAGCCTATTCTAATGGAGTGTGGAGTTGAGCTAATGCTTAGTGTCTAGTTATACTTTCTTCTTGGAAAACCCATGTGGAAGATGAATGGGTGGCTTGTGGGGCCAGCATATAGGCACCTCCTGGTTCAAGGCAGAACATCCCATCTGTCTTGCAACATCCTATCTGACTGCATCTTTGATCTTGGCATTCGGGAAACTGGCAGCTAATGGAGCTATGGCATTTTTGGGGTCTCAGTGATAAGGTTGGCCGGAAGATAATGAAAATAAGACCATACAGTGAGTAGGACGAGGGGATTGACATAGACATGAAATTACACTGGCTATTTAGAGAAATTCTGCTCATCGGAATGGATTGAAAGCCATTGAAATCTGTGTAGGctcaactcttttaaaaaattattagccaacatggtgaaaccccgtctctactaaaaatacaaaaagttagtgaagtgtggtggcgggcacctataatcccagcttcttggaaggctgaggcaggagaaatgcttgaacgtgggaggtggaggtagcagtgagctgagatcgcgccattgcactctggcctgggcaacaagagtgaaactccatctcgaaattaaaaaaaaaaattattagttttaATTGTGGGAAAATACACACACCATGAAATTTACCGTCTTAACCATTTTTGcctgtacagttcagtggcattaagtacattcacattgttgtgtaaccatcaccaccatccctcTCCAGAactcttgcaaaactgaaaccctACACCCATTAATCAATAactccccatctccctctccccccagcccctgacaaccatcattctactttctatgaatctgacaattctaggtacctcatataagtagagtCATAGATTATTTTTCCTGTGGCTGGCTTGTTTCACTCGggataatgtcttcaaggttcatctgtgttgtagcatgagtcagaatttccttcctttttaaggctgaactgaataatattcctgtgtgtgtgtgtgtgtgtgtgtctgtgtgtgatattttgttgattcattcatcctttaatggacacttgggttgcctcCACcgtttggctattataaataatactgctatgaacatgggtgtgcagatgGCTTTTTGaccaactgtgtgtgtgtttttaagccGTAAAAATATCCACGATGTAGGTGGTTCATTTTCTCTTGAGTTCATGTGGTTTGGGGAAGGAATAACAAGGGCAGTGGAGAGATTAGATGCCCCGTGGCCATGCGGGAACCTTTCTGAGCGTTAGGAAGGATACACAGTTGTATCCATTTGGCAAGGCTCATCCAGTATTCCTAAAGTTTGTGCATTTCACTGCATATAAgtttaatctaaaaaaaaaaaacccaccataaACAAACACTGAACTCTGGTTAATGATATGCCGAAATGTGTATGGGTGCCATGGTCTGAAGTTTTCctaaattcgtatgttgaaatcctaaccccgaGGGGATGGTATTCAGACGGCCTTTGGGGCGGTGGTTAggccatgagggcagagccatTCTCAATGGGATTAGCGCTCTTGTAAAGAGGCTCCAGAGAGTTGCCTTGCCCCTTCCTCCATGTGGGGCAAAACCAAAAGGTCCCATCTATGAGGAATGGTCCTCAGCAGACGTGAAATCAGCTggtggcttgatcttggacttctcagcctccagaagggtgagaaataaatttctgttgttttcaagccacccagttgatagtatttttgttacagcagcctgaatggactaagacagtgagGAAGTGTACCAATGTCAGCCACTTATTTTGAAATGCGTTCAAAAAAGATAGAGTGATAGATGGATAGGGAAGAAGCAAATagagcatattttaaatataattacaacaTTGTTAATATCAGTAACTGTTCATTTCAGAATCTAGGGGATGTATCTAAGAGTGTGCACTGTacagttcttttgttttgttttgttttgttttttttgagactgtgtctcactttgtcgccagactggagtgtagtggcatgatctcggctcactgcaacctctgcctctcgggttcaagtgattctcctgccccagcctctcaagttgctgggactacaggtgcccgccaccacacccagctaattttttgtatttttagtagagatggggtttcaccatgttagccaggatggtctcaatcttctgacctcgtgatctgcccatcttggctcccaaagtgttgggattacaggcgcgagccaccgcgtgGCCGCACTGTACAATTCTTTAAGCCTCTCTGTATTTGAAAGTGTTGAGAGTGTAAGccacggccaggcacggtgcctcacatctgtaattccagcaccttgggagacttaggagggaggatcacttgaggccaggagttcgagatcagcctggccaacatggtgaaatcccatctctactttttagtacaaaaattagctaggtgtggtggcgcatgcctgtagtcctggctactcgggaagctgaggcatgagaatcgcttgaatccgggagacagaggctgcagtgagccaagatcgcaccactgcactccagtctggacggcagagcgagaccctgtctcatagaaaaaaaaagaaatgtagactgggtgtggtggctcatgcctaaaatcccaacactttgggaagccaagtgggaggactgcttgaggccaggagttcgagaccagcctgggcaacatgaagagaccctgtttctacagggaaaagggagagagagaacgtTCATAGGAAAATGCTGAGG
Proteins encoded in this region:
- the SYT17 gene encoding synaptotagmin-17 isoform X4, with amino-acid sequence MASRSSDKDGDSVHTASEVPLTPRTNSPDGRRSSSDTSKSTYSLTRRISSLESRRPSSPLIDIKPIEFGVLSAKKEPIQPSVLRRTYNPDDYFRKFEPHLYSLDSNSDDVDSLTDEEILSKYQLGMLHFSTQYDLLHNHLTVRVIEARDLPPPISHDGSRQDMAHSNPYVKICLLPDQKNSKQTGVKRKTQKPVFEERYTFEIPFLEAQRRTLLLTVVDFDKFSRHCVIGKVSVPLCEVDLVKGGHWWKALIPSSQNEVELGELLLSLNYLPSAGRLNVDVIRAKQLLQTDVSQGSDPFVKIQLVHGLKLVKTKKTSFLRGTIDPFYNESFSFKVPQEELENASLVFTVFGHNMKSSNDFIGRIVIGQYSSGPSETNHWRRMLNTHRTAVEQWHSLRSRAECDRVSPASLEVT